One window of Balearica regulorum gibbericeps isolate bBalReg1 chromosome 10, bBalReg1.pri, whole genome shotgun sequence genomic DNA carries:
- the MKRN2OS gene encoding MKRN2 opposite strand protein, which produces MAEAAILRVRHCGADIFCRRPPPRCPACGRPLRGAGLLAAPVRLPSPFRHGHRQPRAFLLRPTAGTFLGAYDGKSDLHVGITNSRGVVYNYNEEGIHRAETGWEQCISIPLVQPDVFGLLQQWDKLLEEFSVGEAWLPHRYEEHDHNCYTYALAFINSVLTAQGKRQMSKSEFTEKFVIPQTKKASKYITLHQELTVNDFYIVPLPDQEKQCQK; this is translated from the exons ATGGCGGAGGCCGCCATCCTGCGGGTGCGGCACTGCGGGGCCGACATCTTCTgccgccggccgccgccgcgctgccccgcCTGCGGCCGCCCCCTGCGCGGCGCCGGGCTGCTCGCCGCCCCCGTCcgcctccccagccccttccgGCACGGCCACCGCCAGCCCCGCGCCTTCCTCCTGCGGCCCACCGCCGGCACCTTCCTCGG AGCGTACGACGGGAAATCCGACCTTCACGTCGGGATAACCAACAGCAGGG GCGTGGTGTATAATTACAACGAAGAGGGCATTCACAGAGCTGAAACCGGATGGGAACAGTGCATTAGCATCCCGCTTGTGCAGCCAGACGTGTTTGGGCTGCTTCAGCAGTGGGATAAGCTCCTAGAGGAATTTTCTGTGGGAGAGGCCTGGCTTCCTCACAG GTATGAAGAACATGACCACAACTGCTACACGTACGCACTGGCATTCATTAACAGTGTACTGACCGCCCAAGGAAAACGGCAAATGAGTAAAAGTGAATTTACAGAGAAATTTGTGATCCCACAGACAAAGAAAGCTTCCAAATACATTACTCTGCACCAGGAGCTAACAGTTAATGATTTCTACATCGTACCCCTTCCTGATCAAGAAAAACAATGCCAAAAATGA